From one Pagrus major chromosome 21, Pma_NU_1.0 genomic stretch:
- the LOC141016422 gene encoding general transcription factor II-I repeat domain-containing protein 2-like, whose amino-acid sequence MKGGLAAQQNVFLRQTQINQAAVRASYKVAQLLATHGKPFTDGDFVKECMLAVAEEVCPDNKDALNAVSLSANTMTRRTEDLGDNVYDQLHEKASELDFFALAIDESNDVQDTAQLLIFIRGVSASFEVSEELASLKSLKGTTTGEDIYVQVSRTMDDLNLHWSKLASITTDGAPSMVGTTRGLVGRLNSVFKERGLTPPLQVHCLIHQQALCCKVLRWASVMKVVVHCVNYIRKNALKHRQFQAFLSKLESAYGDVLYYTEIRWLSRGRVLRRFYDLLPEINTFLQSKGEMVQELTDQEWKWHLAFLTDVTEMLNHLNVQLQGKGKLISDMYSPIKAFEVKLVLLVQQVQKLDFTHLPATQSFCAEKPAFPFPVEKCKDVLEMLQGEFRARFCELHVNGKGIRLFQNPFTADINDVLPSLQFELAELQNCDILKDA is encoded by the coding sequence ATGAAAGGCGGACTGGCTGCACAACAGAACGTATTCCTTCGCCAAACCCAGATCAACCAGGCTGCTGTCCGAGCTAGTTATAAGGTAGCTCAACTACTAGCTACCCACGGAAAGCCATTTACTGATGGGGACTTTGTTAAAGAATGCATGCTTGCTGTGGCCGAAGAGGTGTGTCCCGACAATAAGGATGCGCTCAACGCGGTGAGTCTTTCCGCAAATACTATGACCAGGCGAACAGAAGATTTGGGGGACAACGTATATGACCAGCTGCATGAGAAAGCGTCagaattagatttttttgctttggcCATCGACGAGAGTAATGACGTGCAGGACACAGCACAACTTCTAATTTTTATTCGAGGCGTTAGCGCGAGCTTCGAAGTGTCTGAGGAGCTGGCATCACTAAAAAGTCTCAAAGGAACAACGACAGGAGAGGATATTTATGTCCAAGTGAGCAGAACGATGGATGACCTCAATCTACACTGGTCTAAATTGGCCAGCATCACCACTGATGGCGCACCTAGCATGGTTGGTACAACGAGGGGGCTAGTAGGGCGCTTGAACAGCGTATTCAAGGAACGAGGTCTCACCCCCCCACTACAAGTCCACTGTCTAATTCACCAGCAAGCACTATGCTGCAAAGTTCTGAGGTGGGCGTCTGTCATGAAAGTGGTTGTGCACTGTGTCAACTACATCCGGAAAAATGCgctgaaacacagacagttCCAGGCCTTTCTCTCCAAACTTGAGTCTGCTTACGGAGATGTTCTGTACTACACAGAAATCCGATGGTTAAGTCGAGGCAGAGTGTTGCGCCGTTTCTACGACCTGCTACCTGAAATCAACACCTTCCTCCAGTCTAAAGGTGAAATGGTACAAGAGCTGACCGATCAGGAATGGAAATGGCATCTCGCATTTTTAACTGATGTGACCGAGATGCTGAACCACCTTAACGTGCAGCTCCAAGGCAAAGGGAAGCTAATTAGTGACATGTATTCCCCCATCAAAGCATTCGAGGTCAAACTAGTGCTGCTTGTGCAACAGGTCCAAAAGTTGGACTTCACGCATCTCCCTGCCACCCAAAGCTTCTGCGCTGAGAAACCAGCTTTCCCGTTCCCAGTCGAAAAGTGCAAGGATGTGCTGGAAATGCTGCAGGGAGAGTTCAGAGCGCGGTTCTGCGAGCTTCATGTCAACGGTAAAGGAATACGCTTGTTCCAGAACCCTTTTACTGCCGACATAAATGATGTCCTTCCCTCTCTTCAGTTTGAACTAGCCGAGTTGCAGAATTGTGATATCCTTAAAGACGCGTGA